In the genome of Phormidium ambiguum IAM M-71, the window TTCACCGACTTTGACCACATTCACACATAGAGTTTCCTGCTATGGTGCCCGATATTTCAGGAGGCGCTCGCTCTATCCAGCTGAGCCACAGCCCCAAACACAAAGCCATGATAGCAAAAATTAATTAGATTGAGAAAGCCAAGATTGCTCCCAAGGACTGCCGCCAATTTCCAAACCACAAAGGGAACTGCTAGCCTTCAAAATAGTTTGGGATTTTTCTCGCAACTCTAAGGAAAGATTTCCCAACATCGTATCTCGGCAAACAAATTGCATTCCATCCAGAGTTGGCGCACGTAAAGGTGTTCCGGGTAAGTCACTAGTTCCAATTAATTCCACTTCGTATTGGGAATTTTTCGCTTGCATTTGCCATTTTCCCCAAGGTTCAATTTGCCAACTTACTTGCGAGTTCCAGGGAACAAATTCATAAAATTTTCCTTGGTAATGTATTCCCACCATTGCTACTGACTCCATCCACCAGAGAACGCCACGTTTACCGCCACCAGCAGTTAAGGCGAGGTCAGGTTCGCCGTCAAAGCAATTACAATTGAGCCAAAACCATCTTTGGGGAAATGCGCCACCCCAGTTTTTTTCCGCGTAAGCTGGCGCGTTGGTAAATTCGTAGCGTTTGCCATTCCACTCTATCCAACCTGTGGCTAAACCATGTGCCATTAAGATTTGCCATCCTGGTTCAAATATTTGTAGAGAGGATAAGAAACCAGCGGTTGATTGTTGTGGTTGTCCGGGGTTTCCCCAACCGTAAACGGGTTGTATTTCATATTGCCAACGTGCTGTGTGACCTGTGCCAGGGTCGTGGAGGCTTCCTTGATGGAATTTTGCCGTTGCTTGGTATCCTTGTTGAATGTGGCGTGTAAACTCTTCTGGCTGGAGAAAGCAGGGTTTCAAAACCCCCTCTTGTCCCCCTTGGCAAGGGGGAGGAAAGTTGGTTTTTCCCCAATGTCCTAGTCCTAAGCTGCCTTGCCATGCCCAAAATTTGTTCATGTCGGGGAAACTACGGCAAATGTATTCATCATTTGGGCCGAGTATTTGGGCGCTACCTCCACTGTGAAGTTTACCGCCCTTCGGATCTTCAATTGAATACATGAAGGCGAATGTTTGGCGATGTTCGGGTAAGGTAACTCGATAGTACCAACCTTCAAAAAAACGCCTTTCGCTTCCGTCCCAATGATAGCCACTATGGGGTGTTTGTAAGGTTTTGACTTGATGGGGGATTTTGAACATAAGCTTTAGTGGCTGATTTAGAGGACTATTTTAAGGAATAGGAAATGAGAATTAGGAAGAATTATTTATCTACGATTTTATGAACTATGAGCTATTGTCTTAATCCTCAGTGCCAGAAATCAATCAATCCTGATGATACAAAATTTTGTCTTTCCTGTGGTTCGAGATTATTATTGGCCGATCGCTATCGTGCTATACAACCATTAATTCATGGTGGTTTTGGGCGAACTTTCCTTGCTATGGATGAGTTTAAGCCTTCGCGTCCGCAATGTGTGATTAAGCAATTTTTTCCGCAATTCCAAAAAGCGGAAACTGCGAAGAAGGCGGCGGAAATGTTTCGCAATGAAGCGATACGTTTGGAGGAATTAGGTAATCATCCCCAAATAGCAGAACTTTTAGCATATATTGACCAAGATAATTGTCAGTTTTTAGTGCAAGAGTTTATTGAGGGAAAAAACCTCGATCGAGAATTGACAGAAAATGGAGCTTTTAATGAAAGGCAAATTCATCAATTGTTAAATGATTTGTTGTTAGTGTTGCGGTTTGTTCACGATCGCCAGATAATTCACCGAGATATTAAACCTGCTAATGTGATTCGCCGCAGTAGCGATCGTCAATTAGTATTAATTGATTTTGGTGCGGCTAAATTAACTACTGAATTAGGTTTGGAATTAACTGGAACTGTAATTGGTAGCGCGGGTTATATTGCACCAGAACAACTTTTAGGTAAGGCTGTTTTTGCTAGTGATTTATATAGTTTAGGTGTGACTTGTATTTATTTACTAACCCAGGTTCACCCTGTTGATTTATACGATCCAGGAGAAGGGGTTTGGGTTTGGCGAAAATACTTGAAACATGGAGTTAGCGATCAGTTAGGTGAAGTTTTAGATAAGTTATTAGAAACTGCAACTGCCAGACGGTATCAATCTGTTTCAGAAGTTCTTAATGATTTAAATTTACATCTGTTTGAAGCTAATACAAATATCTTGAATAAAGATGTTAGTTTACCATCAGTATCTCAGCCTTTAAGTCAAAATTGGAAATATATAGGCACTATTTTTGGACATTCTACAAGGGTGCTTTCTTTGGCAATAAGTCCCGATGGTAAGACTCTAGCTAGCAGTAGTGAAAATGGGACAATTAAGTGGTGGTATTTAGATTTTAGTCAAGTCAAAAATGGTTCAATAAGTTTACCATCTAAAAGTTTATCTGGGAGTGAAAGTGCGATTAATTCGATCGCTTTTACTCCTGATGGTCAATCTTTAATTAGTGGCGATCGAGATGGTAGAATTGATTATTGGAATTTAGAGACAGGCAAACTCCAAAATAGTTTACTGGCACATACAGAGGCAATTAAATCGATCGCTATTAGCACTGATGGCTATTTTCTTGCTAGTGCGGGTGAAGAAAAAAATATTAAAGTGTGGCAATTTCACAATCAAGAATTAGTTTACAGTTTTGGAGAAAAAGACTGGATTAATGCGATCGCTTTTTGTCCCACTAATCAAGTAATAGCTAGTGGCGGGAAAAATCAAAATATTAAATTACGAAGTTTAAGGACTGGCAAGTTAGTTCAAACGTTAGAATGGGACTCTAGTTCAGTTTATCATCTGGCTTTTAGTCCAGACGGCAAGATTTTAGCTGCTGGCGGTTCCGGTAGAAAAATTCAACTGTGGAATTGGGAAACCGGAGAATTAGTTAATAGTTTAAAGAGTAATTTGTATGCAGTGCGATCGCTTTGTTTTAGCCCTGACGGACAAATACTTGCTAGTGGTGGAGAAGATACTACCATTAAAATTTGGCACTGGCAAACTGAGAAATTGCTTGCTTCTTTTCCCCATCACTTACAGTTAGTTTCATCTCTAGTATTTAGTACTGATAGTAAGTTTTTGATTAGTGGTTCTCATGATAAAAGTATTAAGTTTTGGCAGGGTTTTTGATGGGGTTAAAATATAAAGAGTGCAGATCATACTATTAAGATATGGCAGTTAGAAACTAAACAGAAAATATTTACTCTTAGTGGTCATACTGACTGGGTTAATTCAGTTACTTTTTGTCCCCAAGGAAATCGAATCGTTACTGGTAGTAATGATATGACAGTCAAAATTTGGCAGTATATTTGAAATACTCAGTAGTATTAGTTTCTAAATAATTAAAGATTAAATTTAAATGTAGATTTATTCTTCAATTATTGAAGTTACGGAGTCTGCAAAAACCCACGTATCTCGTCCTAATTTTTTAGCTTGATATAACGCTTTATCAGCTTGACTAATTAAGTGTTGAACAGATTGATTTGCAGTTGGAATTAAGCTAGCAATACCTAAACTAATTGTGACATATTGCGGATCTACTTGCGTACATTTATGAGGAATTTGTAATCTCTTGACGGCATTTTGAATTTGTTCGGCAATTTTAACTGCACCAGCTTTGTCGGTGTCTGGTAGAATTACGGCGAATTCCTCTCCACCATAACGAGCAATAACATCGGTAAAACGTTTAATAACTGATTTCGCTGCACCTGCAATTTCAATCAAACATTTATCTCCAGAGGGATGACCATAGCAATCGTTATAAGCTTTAAAATAATCAACATCAAATAAAATTAGAGATAAATTTTTGGGGTTGCGTGTCAATCGTTGCCACTCATTTTCTATTGTTGTATCGAAGAATCGACGATTTGAAACTTGAGTTAGGGAATCAATGTTACTTAACTCTTCTAACTTTTCATTAGCTAGCTTAAGTTCTTGAAGTGCGCGATCGAGTTGTTTCGTTTTAGAATGAGACTGTGCTAGTAGTTCTGCATGATTTAACGCCACACTGAACTGAGCCGCTAACTGTTTGATGAAGGTAATTTCAGTCGATTTCCAAAATCGGGTATGACTGCATTGATGAACGCATAGCAGTCCCCATAGTATGTCTCCCTTAATTAGAGGAACAACAACTTGAGCCTTAATCTGAAATTTTTCGAGTACTTCTAAATGGCAATCCTTTAGTTCAGCCTGATGGATATCGGAGATTACCTGTATTCGTCCTTGAAGATATCTAGTTGCGTATTCCTTACCAAAGCAATAATCATCCACTTTAACTCCGATCGCAGAATCATATTCAGGTAATACATTCTCAGCCACAAATTCACCGGAATTGTAGTTTGAATCATGAAATTGAAAAATACCTACGCGATCGGTGTGTAACGCTTTGCGAACTTCACGAGTTGTAGTTTCAAACAACTTGTTGAGATCGAGTGACTCCCGAATTTTGGCAATTAAATTAGATAAAATCTCTTGTTGTTCATTCGCTAGTCGTAAATCTTCGGCTTTGCGCTTAATTTGCGCTACTAGTTCAGCTTGCTTTACCGCAAAACCCAGTTGAGTTGCTACTTGGGTTAAAAACAGAATTTCTTGTGGTTGCCATTCATGGGGTTGGGAATGTTGATAAGCAGCTAAAACTCCCCACAGTTTTTGCCCAATAAATATCGGAACTGTAGCGTATGCCCGAATATGAAATTGCAACAAAATATCTAAATGACATTGAGATAAACCTGCGGTATAAACATCAGAAACTGTTAAGGATTCATTGGTACGATATCGCCCTCCCTGATGCTCTTGCAAATATGAATCATTCCAGACGGTGTTTTCTTCAAATCTACCAAAATCCCAACCAGGTTCAGCAAATTCAAAGTCGCTAACAAACTCACCACCCCAGTCATCTGAAAATCTGTAAACTGCAATCCGTTCAACTCGAAGAAGTTTACAAGTTTCTTTTGTTGTAGTGCGAAAAATCATATCCAGGTCAAGAGATGCCCGAATTTTACTAATCACTCGGTAAAGTGCTTTTTGTTGTTCATCAATCGCCTGAAGTTGGAGATGGGTATTCTCTAATTGAGCTTCTAATTGACGGATGGATTGGATACCAACCATTCGGCAGATCAAATTTACAAATTTTTTTCTCACTTGGTGTAACCGAGCATTAATCTAAAGAATTTTTTTACTAGATATAGAAAGGTTACGATTTTAACTCATTACAACGAAGATTTGTTTTAATATCAAAATTTCTTAACATAAAACTCTCAAGATAGTCATAGATTATGCGCTACACTCGCAGAATCAGTGGATTTGCGATCGCACTTTATTCATAAAAGACAAAATATTAGGGATTAAGTATTTAAAATACTACGAAATTAGGGAATTAAAAGAAAATAAAAAATTTGGGTGGGAATTACCCACCCAATAATTAATTATTCAGCAGAACCAGCAGAACTTGCTACTTTAGCTGGTTCTTGAGCTTGCAAAGGTTCTGGGGTGGAAGTCTGTACAGACTCTTCAGAAATCTTAGTCCATTCTGTATGGAAAAAGCCTTCTTTATCGACTCTTTCGTAAGTGTGAGCGCCGAAATAGTCGCGTTGTGCTTGGGTGAGGTTTTGCGGTAGACGATCGCGCCGATAGCTGTCAAAATAATCCAAAGAAGCACTAAACGCCGGAACCGGAATTCCTAACAACGCTGCTTGAGATAAAACTTCCCGCCACGCAGCTTGTCGATCCAAAATTGTCTGTTTAAACTCAGGAGCTAACAGCAAATTTGGTAACTCTGCATTATCCTTAAACGCCGATTTAATCTTATTCAAAAATCCCGCCCGAATAATACAGCCACCTTTCCAAATTCGAGCAATTTCACTCAAATTCAAATCGTAAGAATAAGCCTTAGAAGCCGAACTCAAAAGTGCCATACCTTGAGCATAAGAACAAATTTTCGAGCAGTAAAGTGCATCTCGAATTTGCGTAACAAAAGTACTGACATCGCCAGTAAATTTAGCAGTTGGGCCTGTCAAAACTTGGGAAGCAGCCACCCTTTCCTTTTTGTAAGAAGACATAATTCGGGCATTTACCGCTGCTGTAATTGTGGGAATACAAACACCCAATTCTAAAGCACTTTGGACAGTCCAACGACCAGTACCTTTTTGTCCCGCCGCATCCAAAATCATTTCCACTAAAGCTTGGTCTGTGTCTGGGTCAATATATTTGAAAATGTCAGCGGTAATCTCAATTAAATAAGAATTGAGTTCGTCAGTAGTATTCCATTCTGTAAATACTTCATGCAGCTGTTGACTGTTCAAACCTGCTGCATTTTTGAGTAGGTCATAAGCTTCAGCAATTAGCTGCATATCACCATACTCAATGCCATTGTGAACCATTTTTACATAGTGACCAGCACCACCGGGGCCAATGTAAGTTACACAAGCACCGTCATCTACTTGAGCAGCAATTTTAGTCAAAATTGGTTCCAGATATTGATAGGAACTAGTGGTGCCACCTGGCATTAAACTTGGGCCATTTAATGCACCTTCTTCGCCACCACTAACACCCATACCAATGAAGCGGAAACCTTCTGGTTCTAATTCACGGGTGCGACGTGCGGTATCGTCATACAAAGAATTACCGCCATCGATGATGATATCGCCTTCTTCCAAGAAGGGTTTCAATTCTTGAATTACTGCATCCACAGGCGCACCAGCTTTCACCATAATTAAGATTCTGCGGGGACGTTCTAGGGACGCAACAAAGTCTTTAATGGTGTAGGTGGCTACGGCATTTTTACCTTGGGCGCGTGTGTGCATGAAAGCATCTGTTTTTTCGGCGGTGCGGTTATAAACAGAAATGGGAAAACCATTACGTTCTACGTTTAAAGCTAGGTTTTCACCCATTACTGCTAAACCGATTACACCAAAACTCTGTAGTGCCATAGGACTTTTTACTTAATTTTGCTGTGATTGCGAAAGTTGTCTCCTTCAGGGTAGCGGTAACTTTCTAGGTTGTCCTGGAAGAAGAAATTAAGACTGCGATCGATAAGGGTAAAATTAGCGGGTATAAGCCGTTTAATTAGACGGGGAATTAGAGCCTATGCTCGCATACATCTTGGCATTAGCTGTTGGTACAGGTAGTATTGCTGTTTACCTTGCCGCATTTTTCTTACCAGAAATCCACCGCAAGAGTGATTTTTATTGGAGTGGCGTTGGATTGTTTTATGCTTTAGTTTTGTGGGTTTGTGCTGGCAGAATTACAGGTGGAGTTCTGTTAGGACAAGTTGCTAGCGTTGCCCTTTTAGGTTGGTTTGGTTGGCAAACCCTGACATTACGCAGAGAACTAACTCCCAAAGCCCAACAAACTGAGTTACCCAGCACAGAAGAAGCAACTGAAAAAGTATTAACTGAGGCAAAAAATCTCAGCGAAAACATCAAATCTCAAGCTTCTAAGGTATCCTCATCGGAAAGTGTTTCCCAACTGTCCCAAAAACTAGGCGGGTTATTTACTAACCTCAAAGGGCAATTAGACGAAAAACTGAAAAGCGCAAAACAGTCAAAAGCCAAGCCAATCTATACTCGTAAGGGAAATTCCAGCCCAACAACCCCACCTACAAGTTCCGCAGAAACAGTAGCAACCTCGCCAGCAGTTGAGGTGACAACTACAGAAATTACTCCAGAAAATCCCCAACCGGAACTTGATGTCAAACTAAATGTAGACACAACTTCAGCGGAGTTTCCCTCAACTGGCGAAACACCAGAACTAGTCCGTCCTAATCCTCCAGACCCTAAACTAGTAGAAGAAGCTGTGGAAGATGCTCAGGAAAAAAATCTGCCTAGTTCACCCCCAGAAAGTCCGTTTGACAAGATTGAAAAAGGGTGATTTGTGAGTGGAGACTGGTGTTTGAAAACAACTCTGACAAATGACCAATGACAACTGACCAATGACAAATGACCACAGAAAATAAAAGCTACAAAGACACTGTTAATTTGCCTAAAACTAACTTTGATATGCGTGCAAACGCTATCAAGCGGGAACCGGAAATTCAAAAGTTTTGGGCAGAAAACCAAATTTACGAAAGATTGTCCCAAAACAATCCGGGCGATATATTTGTATTGCACGATGGGCCACCTTATGCCAATGGTGCGCTGCACATCGGTCATGCCCTGAATAAGATTCTCAAGGATATTATTAATCGTTACCAGTTACTTAAAGGGCGAAAGGTGCGCTATGTTCCTGGTTGGGATTGTCATGGTTTGCCTATTGAATTAAAAGTTTTGCAACAAATGAAACCAGAGGAGAGAAAAAATCTTACGCCTCTGGAACTGCGGCAAAAAGCCCAAGATTTTGCCCTGAAAACTGTGGATGACCAACGCAGCAGTTTTATGCGTTACGGTGTTTGGGGTGATTGGGAAAATCCTTATCTGACTTTAAACCCGGAATACGAAGCGGCGCAAATCGGCGTTTTCGGGCAAATGGTGTTAAAGGGTTACATTTATCGCGGTTTAAAACCTGTTCACTGGAGTCCGAGTTCTAAAACTGCTTTGGCTGAGGCGGAATTGGAATATCCTGAAGATGATAAGGGGAATCCGACTCACGTTTCCCGAAGTCTTTATGCGGCTTTTCCTGTGGTCAGCGTCGCAGATGATTTAAAGGAAGCCTTAGAACCTTATTTGCCAGATTTGGGAGTTGCTATCTGGACAACTACGCCTTGGACTATTCCGGCAAATATGGCGGTGGCGGTAAATCCTGAGTTACTGTACGCTGTGGTCGAAGTTGACAAAAAAGGCGCGAAAATCTGCAAGTTTAAGTATTTAATCGTTGCTAATGAGTTGGTGGAACGGTTATCTACGACTTTTGGCGTGAAGTTAACTGTTCGGGCTGTGGGTGTTGGTAAGTCTTTTGAAAATTGTACTTATAAGCATCCACTTTACGATCGCATAAGTCCCATAGTCATCGGTGGCGATTACATTACCACTGATTCCGGTACGGGTTTGGTTCATACCGCACCCGGACACGGGGATGAGGATTTTCAAGTCGGAAAACGTTACAATTTACCTGCATTTTCTCCAGTTGATGCTGATGGGAATTTCACTCAAGAAGCAGGACAATTTGCAGGTTTAAATGTTTTAGATAAAGGTAACGCTGCGGTTGTAGAAGCATTGAAGAAGGAAAATGTGTTGTTAAAGGAAGAACCTTATCGACACAAATATCCTTATGATTGGCGGACGAAAAAACCCACAATTTATCGGGCGACTGAACAATGGTTTGCTTCGGTTGCTGGGTTCCGAGAAGCAGCTTTAAAAGCGATTTCGGAAGTGAAATGGATTCCCGCCCAAGGGGAAAATCGGATTACGCCAATGGTTGCGGAACGTTCTGATTGGTGTATTTCTCGTCAGCGCAGTTGGGGTGTGCCAATTCCAGTTTTTTATGATGAAGAAACTGGAGAACCGCTGTTAACTGAAGAGACGATTTCTCACGTACAAAATATTGTTGCCGAAAGAGGTTCTGATGCTTGGTGGGAACTTTCGGTTGAGGAACTTTTGCCAGAAAATTTCCGTAATAATGGCAAGAAGTACCGTAAGGGAACTGACACAATGGATGTGTGGTTTGATTCTGGTTCTTCTTGGGCGGCGGTGGCAAAACAACGCCAGGAATTACATTATCCCGCAGAGATTTATTTGGAAGGGTCCGATCAACATCGCGGTTGGTTTCAGTCTAGTTTATTAACTAGTGTGGCGAATAATGGAGTTGCCCCCTATAAAACTGTTTTAACTCATGGTTTTGTGTTGGATGAACAGAACCGAAAAATGAGTAAATCTTTGGGGAATGTTGTCGATCCAAATATTGTCATAGAAGGTGGGAAAAATCAGAAGGAAGAACCACCTTATGGTGCTGATGTTTTGCGGTTGTGGGTGTCGTCGGTAGATTATTCTACTGATGTGCCTTTGGGGAAAAATCTGCTGAAACAAATGGGCGATATCCGCAATAAAATCCGCAATACGGCGCGATTTTTGTTGGGTAATTTGCATGATTTTGACCCGCAAAAAGATGCGGTGCCTTATGAGGAATTGCCGGAATTAGACCGTTATATGTTGCATCGGATGACGGAGGTTTTCGGTGAAGTGGAAGCGGCTTTTGAGAGTTTCCAATTTTTCCGATTTTTCCAAACGGTGCAAAATTTCTGTGTAGTTGATTTGTCTAATTTCTATTTGGATGTGGCGAAAGACCGTTTGTATATTAGTGCGCCTGATGCTTTTCGTCGTCGCAGCTGTCAAACGGTTTTAGCGATCGCACTAGAAAACTTAGCGAAATCGATCGCACCAGTATTATGCCACACCGCCGAAGATATCTGGCAATTTATCCCTTACTCAACTCCCTACAAATCTGTGTTTGAAGCAGGTTGGGTGAAGGTAGATGAACGCTGGAAAAATCCCCAATTAGCAGCCAAATGGCAACAATTAAGACAACTGCGCCAAGAAGTAAATAAAGTCATGGAACAGGCGCGGAGTGAAAAAACGATCGGTTCTTCTTTAGAAGCCAAAGTTTTGCTTTATGTTGCTGATGAAAAACTGCGGGAACAATTAGTAGAATTAAACCCGGAAGTTGTGGAATTATTAGCAGAAAACCCCGTAGAACCAAAGATAATTGATGCTGAACCATACATAACACCTGGGGCAATTACTACTAAAAAATACCCAGTTTTGCAAGAATTAAATGTTAATTTTGGCGAATTTGTTCGCAATTACAATCAACCTTTAATTACGGTTGGATTAATTCTGGCAACAATTATTACCCTTTATATAATTGGGGGAACTTTAGGCGTAATTAACCGAATTCCGCTATTAGAACCATTTTTTACAACAGTGGGTGTTTTCTACTCGCTGTGGTATGCACGCAGCTATTTGCTATTTGCGAAAGACCGCGACAAATGGTTACAGGAGATTAACACTTATAAAGCCGAAATTTTGGGTAAAACTGCGGAAATCATTGAACAAAAACTACTTCCTGAAGCTAGCGAACCTCAAGCAATTACTCTAGAAGTTGAAACGATTCCTCAAGGTGCAGGCATTATTAAAGGTGTAGATGAACTGCGTTATTTGTTCATTTCTTCCCAAGTGGAATTGTTAGATTCACCCGCAACTTTAGAAGGTTTGCAATATAAATTGCAGACGGAAAAGCTGGGTGTTGGGATTGTGAAAGCTGATGGACACAAATGCGATCGTTGTTGGAATTACTCCATCAATGTAGGCAAATCTCTTTCCGATCCTCTACTTTGTGAACGTTGTATTCCCGCATTACAAGGGAAGTTTTAGAGGTACTGGGTACTGGGGACTGGGAAATAGTTTTAGAATGAAAAAATTTTGTTTTCGTGCTTTCAGTTTCCTCAATAATTAAAATCTCTTCGTCTCTGCTTTTAACTTAATTTTTGAAACCGCAGAGACGCAGAGGACACAGAGGAAGAGAAGAGGAAAACTCAAGAATTCGGCAACGGATTAGATATTACTAATTCCCAATCCCCAGTTCCTAGTCCCCAATTCCTTACTCACCAAAATCAATTTTTGCGGGGTTCTGTTTAATATTAGTAACAACCGTAATTTTTTGGAGAAATTCTTGAGTTAATTGGGTAAAAGCTCTCCCTCCAGGTGATTGGGGATTACACAAAACTACAGGCATAAAAGTATCAACTGCTTTAGAAACATTCACGTCAACAGGAATACGAGTTCTAAACAATTTAGTGGCGCTGTAATCTTCATTGACTCTTCGCATTACTTGGTTGTAATATCTGCCAGATAATAAATTAGCTGACATTGTAAAGACAATTCCTAACATTTGAATTTTGACATCAGCTTCATTGCGATGAACTTCTTTTTGTTGGGCAATGCGTCTTTCTAATAGCTGAATACCAATTACAGATAGAGGTTCAGGTCTAGCTGGTAAAACGTAGAAATCACTGGCAAGTAAGCCGCTACGAGTTAGCAAATTGTAACCTGGGGCGCAGTCAAGAATAATGAAATCATAATCTTTAACTACAGGTTTGAGAATGCTGGCGACTAATTCTCTTTCAAACTTAATCCAAATTTGCTCGAAGTTACTGCTACCTGTACGAACTGCTTTTTCATAAAGCATTTCCGAGACTAAAAATTCATCATATAAATCCAAATCACCAGGTAATAAATCCAATCCTTTGACTGAGCAAACA includes:
- a CDS encoding tocopherol cyclase family protein; its protein translation is MFKIPHQVKTLQTPHSGYHWDGSERRFFEGWYYRVTLPEHRQTFAFMYSIEDPKGGKLHSGGSAQILGPNDEYICRSFPDMNKFWAWQGSLGLGHWGKTNFPPPCQGGQEGVLKPCFLQPEEFTRHIQQGYQATAKFHQGSLHDPGTGHTARWQYEIQPVYGWGNPGQPQQSTAGFLSSLQIFEPGWQILMAHGLATGWIEWNGKRYEFTNAPAYAEKNWGGAFPQRWFWLNCNCFDGEPDLALTAGGGKRGVLWWMESVAMVGIHYQGKFYEFVPWNSQVSWQIEPWGKWQMQAKNSQYEVELIGTSDLPGTPLRAPTLDGMQFVCRDTMLGNLSLELREKSQTILKASSSLCGLEIGGSPWEQSWLSQSN
- a CDS encoding serine/threonine-protein kinase, with translation MSYCLNPQCQKSINPDDTKFCLSCGSRLLLADRYRAIQPLIHGGFGRTFLAMDEFKPSRPQCVIKQFFPQFQKAETAKKAAEMFRNEAIRLEELGNHPQIAELLAYIDQDNCQFLVQEFIEGKNLDRELTENGAFNERQIHQLLNDLLLVLRFVHDRQIIHRDIKPANVIRRSSDRQLVLIDFGAAKLTTELGLELTGTVIGSAGYIAPEQLLGKAVFASDLYSLGVTCIYLLTQVHPVDLYDPGEGVWVWRKYLKHGVSDQLGEVLDKLLETATARRYQSVSEVLNDLNLHLFEANTNILNKDVSLPSVSQPLSQNWKYIGTIFGHSTRVLSLAISPDGKTLASSSENGTIKWWYLDFSQVKNGSISLPSKSLSGSESAINSIAFTPDGQSLISGDRDGRIDYWNLETGKLQNSLLAHTEAIKSIAISTDGYFLASAGEEKNIKVWQFHNQELVYSFGEKDWINAIAFCPTNQVIASGGKNQNIKLRSLRTGKLVQTLEWDSSSVYHLAFSPDGKILAAGGSGRKIQLWNWETGELVNSLKSNLYAVRSLCFSPDGQILASGGEDTTIKIWHWQTEKLLASFPHHLQLVSSLVFSTDSKFLISGSHDKSIKFWQGF
- a CDS encoding WD40 repeat domain-containing protein; this encodes MFTLSGHTDWVNSVTFCPQGNRIVTGSNDMTVKIWQYI
- a CDS encoding diguanylate cyclase domain-containing protein, yielding MVGIQSIRQLEAQLENTHLQLQAIDEQQKALYRVISKIRASLDLDMIFRTTTKETCKLLRVERIAVYRFSDDWGGEFVSDFEFAEPGWDFGRFEENTVWNDSYLQEHQGGRYRTNESLTVSDVYTAGLSQCHLDILLQFHIRAYATVPIFIGQKLWGVLAAYQHSQPHEWQPQEILFLTQVATQLGFAVKQAELVAQIKRKAEDLRLANEQQEILSNLIAKIRESLDLNKLFETTTREVRKALHTDRVGIFQFHDSNYNSGEFVAENVLPEYDSAIGVKVDDYCFGKEYATRYLQGRIQVISDIHQAELKDCHLEVLEKFQIKAQVVVPLIKGDILWGLLCVHQCSHTRFWKSTEITFIKQLAAQFSVALNHAELLAQSHSKTKQLDRALQELKLANEKLEELSNIDSLTQVSNRRFFDTTIENEWQRLTRNPKNLSLILFDVDYFKAYNDCYGHPSGDKCLIEIAGAAKSVIKRFTDVIARYGGEEFAVILPDTDKAGAVKIAEQIQNAVKRLQIPHKCTQVDPQYVTISLGIASLIPTANQSVQHLISQADKALYQAKKLGRDTWVFADSVTSIIEE
- the gndA gene encoding NADP-dependent phosphogluconate dehydrogenase — encoded protein: MALQSFGVIGLAVMGENLALNVERNGFPISVYNRTAEKTDAFMHTRAQGKNAVATYTIKDFVASLERPRRILIMVKAGAPVDAVIQELKPFLEEGDIIIDGGNSLYDDTARRTRELEPEGFRFIGMGVSGGEEGALNGPSLMPGGTTSSYQYLEPILTKIAAQVDDGACVTYIGPGGAGHYVKMVHNGIEYGDMQLIAEAYDLLKNAAGLNSQQLHEVFTEWNTTDELNSYLIEITADIFKYIDPDTDQALVEMILDAAGQKGTGRWTVQSALELGVCIPTITAAVNARIMSSYKKERVAASQVLTGPTAKFTGDVSTFVTQIRDALYCSKICSYAQGMALLSSASKAYSYDLNLSEIARIWKGGCIIRAGFLNKIKSAFKDNAELPNLLLAPEFKQTILDRQAAWREVLSQAALLGIPVPAFSASLDYFDSYRRDRLPQNLTQAQRDYFGAHTYERVDKEGFFHTEWTKISEESVQTSTPEPLQAQEPAKVASSAGSAE
- a CDS encoding Ycf66 family protein — its product is MLAYILALAVGTGSIAVYLAAFFLPEIHRKSDFYWSGVGLFYALVLWVCAGRITGGVLLGQVASVALLGWFGWQTLTLRRELTPKAQQTELPSTEEATEKVLTEAKNLSENIKSQASKVSSSESVSQLSQKLGGLFTNLKGQLDEKLKSAKQSKAKPIYTRKGNSSPTTPPTSSAETVATSPAVEVTTTEITPENPQPELDVKLNVDTTSAEFPSTGETPELVRPNPPDPKLVEEAVEDAQEKNLPSSPPESPFDKIEKG